CGAAGGGAAACGACATGACAGCACCGACCACCATCCATCCCGCAGCCCTGCTGCCCGACGGCGCGCTCGACATCCTCACCGGCCGCCTCCACAAAGACCACCCCGATCTCGACCTCGACCTCTGCGCGCGCATCCAGCGGCAGTCCCTGGAGTTCCTGGCCGCATGCGCGAGCAACCCCGGTACCAGCCTCACCCCCTCGGTGATGGTCGACCTCGGCTGGCACAACCTCATCCTGCATACCGAGATGTATGCAGCGTTCTGCGACGCAGTCGCAGGCCGGTTCATCCACCACTACCCCTACGACGGCGGACAGAACGACCCGAGCGTTCTCGACCGCACCAAGAACCTCATCACCGCCGCCG
This portion of the Allocatelliglobosispora scoriae genome encodes:
- a CDS encoding glycine-rich domain-containing protein — protein: MTAPTTIHPAALLPDGALDILTGRLHKDHPDLDLDLCARIQRQSLEFLAACASNPGTSLTPSVMVDLGWHNLILHTEMYAAFCDAVAGRFIHHYPYDGGQNDPSVLDRTKNLITAAGYTIDEPLWALNAADCGNDAPCGSHAR